In a single window of the Acidobacteriota bacterium genome:
- a CDS encoding response regulator: protein MENDSINVLLIEDDPAAAEIVKALIGQKDSQYRLEWVGNLRDGLERLGRHGIDLVLLDFGLPDSEGLQTFLRTQQHSPAVAIIPLTGTGDESLAIRAIQFGAQDYLFKASINGQLLTRAIRYAVERKRGEEALRQARDELEIRVRERTSELSKTNAQLLEQIAERRRAEKELRRLSNRLVEVQESERRNIARELHDEIGQLLTGLKLVIEMASRLPSDQLLDQRLQAQSMVNELIGRVRDLSLDLRPAMLDDLGLLHALLWHFERYTSQTAIRVSFSHTGVEGHRLRSEIETAAYRIVQEALTNVARHAGVSEVKVNVSADAENLSLQISDAGKGFQVLSAIESGGSSGLTGMRERANLLGGKLTIESTAEVGTVVMAILPLVE from the coding sequence ATGGAAAATGACTCCATCAATGTTCTTTTGATCGAGGACGATCCGGCCGCAGCAGAAATTGTGAAGGCTTTGATCGGTCAAAAAGATTCGCAATATCGTTTGGAATGGGTTGGGAATTTGCGAGATGGTTTGGAGCGTTTGGGGCGTCACGGAATAGATTTAGTCTTGTTGGATTTTGGTCTCCCTGATAGTGAAGGCTTACAAACCTTTTTGAGAACCCAGCAGCACTCACCAGCCGTGGCGATTATTCCATTGACAGGCACCGGTGATGAATCTTTGGCCATCCGCGCGATCCAGTTCGGGGCACAGGATTATCTTTTCAAAGCCTCGATCAATGGTCAGTTGTTAACACGAGCAATCAGATATGCCGTGGAGCGGAAACGCGGCGAAGAAGCTTTGCGTCAGGCCCGTGATGAACTGGAGATAAGGGTCCGCGAGCGCACCTCTGAATTATCCAAAACCAACGCCCAGCTACTTGAACAAATCGCGGAGCGACGCCGAGCGGAAAAAGAATTGCGACGACTTTCAAATCGGTTGGTCGAAGTTCAGGAGAGTGAGCGAAGAAATATCGCACGCGAACTACACGATGAAATTGGGCAATTGCTAACGGGGCTGAAATTGGTAATTGAAATGGCTTCGCGGTTGCCCTCAGACCAGTTGCTTGACCAACGCTTGCAAGCTCAATCCATGGTCAACGAGTTGATTGGACGCGTGCGAGATCTGTCACTCGATTTGCGTCCCGCAATGCTGGATGATCTTGGGTTGTTGCATGCGCTCCTTTGGCATTTTGAGCGATATACATCCCAAACTGCGATACGAGTTTCGTTTTCACATACTGGTGTCGAAGGGCATAGGCTAAGATCAGAAATAGAAACAGCCGCGTATAGAATTGTTCAGGAGGCATTGACGAATGTTGCGCGGCACGCTGGTGTCAGCGAAGTGAAAGTCAATGTATCGGCAGATGCAGAAAATCTTAGTTTGCAAATCTCTGACGCGGGAAAAGGATTTCAAGTTTTGTCGGCGATTGAATCAGGAGGTTCAAGTGGGCTGACCGGGATGAGAGAAAGAGCGAATTTGTTGGGAGGAAAGTTGACGATTGAATCAACGGCGGAGGTCGGAACAGTCGTCATGGCAATCCTGCCCTTGGTGGAGTAG
- a CDS encoding response regulator transcription factor: protein MPNILLADDHNIMRQGLRALLQSEPHFRLVGEASDGIEAVRLAERLKPDVLITDLMMPGLTGLEVTRQVTKILPQIRVIILSMYTNDAYVLEALKNGALGYVLKDSQASDLIQAVKEVLAGNRYLSPPLSERALELYLRKVESVPDDPYELLTTREREVLQLVAEGRTSAEIANRLFISPRTAEGHRANLMRKLGLQNNADLIRFALKRGILPLDN from the coding sequence ATGCCAAACATTTTGCTCGCCGATGATCACAACATAATGCGTCAAGGGTTGAGGGCATTGCTGCAAAGCGAGCCTCATTTTCGACTCGTAGGAGAAGCGAGTGACGGCATTGAAGCGGTGCGGTTGGCTGAACGATTGAAACCAGATGTACTGATCACCGACCTGATGATGCCAGGATTGACCGGATTGGAAGTCACTCGCCAAGTGACAAAAATCTTGCCACAGATTCGCGTCATTATTCTTTCAATGTATACGAATGATGCCTATGTTTTGGAAGCTCTCAAGAATGGAGCGCTTGGATATGTCCTTAAAGATTCTCAAGCCTCTGATTTGATTCAGGCGGTGAAAGAAGTTCTTGCCGGTAATCGCTACCTCAGCCCGCCACTTTCCGAACGTGCCTTGGAGCTTTATCTCAGAAAAGTAGAATCGGTTCCCGATGATCCGTATGAGTTATTGACCACCAGAGAGCGGGAAGTTCTTCAACTTGTGGCCGAAGGGCGTACAAGTGCCGAAATTGCCAATCGGTTATTTATCAGCCCACGAACCGCTGAAGGCCATCGCGCAAATCTGATGCGAAAGCTTGGCTTGCAAAATAATGCTGACCTGATTCGATTTGCTCTCAAACGAGGCATCCTTCCACTAGATAATTGA